In the genome of Sardina pilchardus chromosome 14, fSarPil1.1, whole genome shotgun sequence, the window CTGACTGATATTTCAAGACAACAATGTGTGTTGACAACATGACAGCCCAGTTGCTAGTtgtggagttggggggggggggtgttattgGCTCATTGAAGAGACTGTGAAATTGAAGTGCTGTCATTtaaataatttaattaattGAAGTAAAACACACATCTGGATCTGCCATGATAACTCCTCAATGATCACTTTTAGCTAAAAGAGTTAACTCTCGCAGTTTACacactgattttgcaaaatttcttctgcTATGACAGTGATGGTTTATAAAGTAACGAGACAATCTTTGGCTATGAGATCGATTGAAGGAGGCAGTTAACAtgatattaatatatatatattcttttttaacttgcataaaatgctatcctgcggtttatacaaaatgcagctaacacacaggaaattactgtaaaaggcCATGTAATGGAATCATCCAGACCCTGGTTATTGGTCTGGAGTCTCCTGGttactagcctgacgagccagacccacatcaaaatgtagggtctggacactcaccgtagacagggctcaatcggaggggtgggataaacagttgtctttcaaattccctccccgcaataggataacgctaaacgaatcatcttcttgttttcgagtagcaggatgcgtaaccttccctctccacgcaataggataacgctaaacgaatcatcttcttgttttcaaataacaggatgcgttaccgtcgcaacttctggtcgcatgtcagtcaccattatgttaagcccacccaccgactctatacacgctgtgattggcccgctggtttttcgagttctcagctccctggctctatggatcgtgcctagactgccccgccagccaaattacatttgctgccgctaggggcgtctagatttctaggctacctgGTTACTGCTCTGAAGTCTCCTGGCCTTTCAGcatcacagtagcctactgaccTGAGTGACCTCTGGCATATGACCTCTCACCTTTGCcccatgactgtgtgtgacctGGAGTGTCAAACTCGGGAATGACGCGGATGCCCCTCATGCGAGCAAACTCGATCACCATCTTTACGTCGGAGGgagtgtacacatgtgtgtacgGCTGAAAGGCTCCCTACGAacacaatggagagagagagagagagagagagagagagagagagagagagagagagagagagagagagagagagagagagagagagagagagagagagagagagagagagagagagagagagagagagaggttttaaAAGGAACATGCAGGAATTCCCCCTTTAGTCAATTTCCAATGCCCTGGGCACCCATTTAGCACTGAGGAGGTATCCTTCAAATACCAACACATAGGGACATAGGCCTACTCCTACCCGTGGCAAGAATGCTATAGTtaaacacagatacagtataatgcCACAGATAAGTTCAGATTGGCAAACAGCTCAATGTTTGCCTAGAGTTTTGCCTTGAGTTTTCTACCaatgtttgcaaacagtttgaGGTAGTTCTCTGTGAACATGTTGGGAGTTTGACAGAGAGTTACTACTGAGATGGAATGTTTctgcaaaatgtaaatgtgtctgCTCGACAAACATGTTTGCTGCAAACATTCATCTCTGTACAAGGAATGTGAAAACACCTTAGGGGATCTAGACATGCATTAGGAATGTCAACAAAAAACATTCTCTTGCTATTatcattgtattattattattatttatcttcatttggttttcttttcttctctctcttgtctgtatGAGAATGTGGgagggggtaggggtggggggttgtgggCTGGAAGATTGTGTTGAACTCTTGAGGTCTTGTTTGTTTCGTATTGTGACGAAAAGTCAATAAAAAGACATACCagtatgaaagaaagaaaaccacCATTCTCCATAAAATACAAGAGTATTGCATCCAGAGCAATCGGAAATTATTCGGGCCAGATCCAGACCACACGTGGGCCAGATCTGGCGGTGGTATGGGCAGAGGCTCACCTGCTGGCTGAGATCAGGGAAGGTGCGACTCATGTAGGGGAAGGACTGATCGTCCACAATGTGCCAGTGGAACACGTTAAACTTGTTCATAGCCATGGCTTCCTGTTGGGGCAGAATATAAAACACTTGCTTAGCATgattggatggatggatggatggatagacagacagatggatgggAGTTGCAGTTCTGTAGTTCACTGTTGCAGTTCTATCACAAATTGTTTCAAAATGAACAGCATAGAATGAAATCATGCAGAACAcctggagggatggatggatggattgtgAATGAAATTATTAATTAATGAAAAAGACAAATTTACCAAgccatacatgtacatacagtacatctaccaCATGACCAAACACATCATGTGTTCCTACTTCTTTGCACTTCctcgaaaaaaagaaaaaggaaatccCACAagcatgtgacaaaaaaaacaattgcaCTGAAGGTTAGTTTGCTGACCACAAGGACCTCTGTATCTGCATGTTTCAAGTGTGCATGGCAGTATAAACCACCTTTGCCCAGGCTGCACCTCCTGTCAATTTAAGCATTCAAGGTCTGAATGGAATGTTTCCAAACAGGCATCAAGGAGCACTGGCATTTATTTACCACGTCTGTAAACCAGTTAAAGGAGCAACAGGCAAACATGACAAACTAGAGCCAACAGAGTCAGCTGACTAGTCAAAACACCTTCCTGTCAGTCAGGATTGATCAAAAGGTCACAGAGTCACCTGAGTCTCATTTAAATACACCTGACTTCAGACCAACGCTCAAGTACAACTTGCTAGTAGTAGTACGGTACACCTTGCACTTTAGGTTAATTAGATTCCCGAGTTGCCCTTTAATGCCTTCCTACCCAGAAATAACCTATTACTCAACCCGGCCAATTTTGATTCTTCATCGCTTTCCCATTAAAACTGTATTGTGCTCAGATTGCATGACAGATCATGTGCCAGATATCAAGGCTTTTAAACACTACTTTAACTTGAAAGACAATAAAAAGATCTTGGATGTCATTGACATCAATGTCCAGACACCCAAACGAAACCACCATGCTGTGACATTGACCTCTTCTAAATTTCTGCACAGAACACCCTACAGTGATATCCTGTGAAATTATGCAATACCATGAGTGTAACTGCTAGCAGACTGTACTTGTCAGGGTTGTGAAAAACAACACTTCTCTTTATCACAGAATGTGACTGTTCACTGCTGCCTTGTGATCTCAGGAGCCATCAGGAAGATGCAATATAATTGGTTTGCCACTGTTTCGCACCATCACAAAGTTCCTCAATGCAGACAGGCAGTGGAGGCGGGACCCAACTTACCAGATTGGCCAAGATGACTTTGAGTGGCAGGTAGTGGCGAGATGAGTCCAATAGAATTCCTCTATGCGCAAAGCGGGGGAAGTCAGAGATTGCCGTCTTATTGATATTTTTCTgttggatgaaaaaaaaaaaggcacaccGTTTCATAAAAGTGTTTTAGTCTCATGTCTTATTTAGACAAATTATATAACTTCCAAAACATGGTATTGCATGACATTAAGCATGAACATCATTAACATGACGGGCTGACACAGCCAAAGACTGAACATTACAGTTTCAACTGAAGGATTTGCAACACATCACAAATCAATGTCTTTCTGTGAGTGTCATTGTTAAGTATCGATGTCCAAGTCAAACTGACATGACCAGCgttcacagacacattcatgAACAGGATCAAACAGTTTGAATGATTTAACTGAGACTTACACTTCCATACTCATCTTCATACACCAGCTGGCTGAATGTCTCAAGGCCTGACAGGGCAAAACAACATATTGTTCACAAATCATGTGGATCTGCCACAGATGACACAAAGGAAGGAAGGCCACTGAGGGGGAATAGGTTTCAACGCCCATGGCATGAAGGATATGATATAGGGATATATTATACTAAAAGCATAGCACTTCATTTTAGGAAGAGTGAACTTCATTGATACCATTACCAACAGCTTTTTGAACTTGAATCCCAACTTCTAAAGATGAGATCATGTTGACCTCCACCTCCCTATAGACTGTTTACAACTTTGAATTTTACTTTATTGCACTGCAAACTCACATGATGTTCAACTTTACAGCAGGCTGTAACATTGCCTATACTTTTCTGCATTTGTGTACGTGTCAGCTAGTGTTAGGCAGCTGCATATGCATGTGAATGTTGTGATTTTTAGAATGGATTAAACTTTAGTGTaattgtgctgtaaagtggatTCTAATACAATCGAATCTGCACACATGACTAAATGAatatgtctgttgttgttgaaagGTTcccagagagctgtgtgtgtgtgtgtacgtgtgtgtgtgtgtgtgtgtgtgtgtgtgtgtgtgtgtgtgtgtgtgtgtgtgtgttacctctcaGAGCTCCCCACACCTTTGGTGCCCTGAGCACAGCTGACTGCTGATCCACGCTCAGCTCATCTGCAGGGgacacagccaatcagacagAGGGCTTGAGAGACAGCATCACCTTGCAACAACTTGTGGAGAACCTCAGACCACAAATTACACAAAGGTCTCTTGCATCCGACTAACTGACAAAATAGTTGCAGTAAtagtcagtaggcctacttccccCTAACAAGCTCTCCTCATTCCCTATTACTGTACTCACATCAGCTATGGCCTGCCCTTTGCTAGTAATTTGCAGAAGAACAGGACACAATTGCACAACCCCAACAAAACTAATAAATCTAACTGGTGAGAGTAAAATAAGGGTTTCTAAAGTAAACAGACTCTGCTCCCAGACGCTCGTTATCATGATACGTGCTCCTGTAGGCTACCTTGTTTATAAGTATCACACAAGGCACGTTTAGTTGAACTTAGCCAAGCCAAATAAAGTGACTCACAGTTCAGTATTTGACTAAAACCAATGGCGTAACTAAAATTAGGCTGCTTAGAGTAAGCGGCTAGCGGGGCAGCAGTCCACAGATTATCTGGTGACACTGGGTAATCTCGGCATTTAAAAGGATCTGTGTGCGAAACAGTTTAGCGCGGAATATAGCCTACCTAGTTGATCAAGTTAGGGCAGTCGACTGACTCGCAGCAAAGGCAAAGGAAACTCACATGACTCGTCGGATTTCAAACCCGGATAGCCGTCGCACTCAGAATCACTCGATGTGATCCAAACCTGAAGCTCCACCACTTCTTCACCACCAAACGTCTTTTTCGGCTCCTTGTCGCCTTGTTTCTTCATGTAGCCAAAGATGTAGTCGAAATACCTGTCATTATAGAATTTGCATAACTTTCCTTATGCTTCAATCGCCGCCTAGTCTACAAAAGCAATGCAAAAGCACAGCACAAACGCACAAGCAAGGGACTATTTACTATACAAGCACCGAAAACACACGGAAGTGGCCCATATTTTAAGAAGCGATGTTGAGAGTGTGGTGGGCCTAAATAACAGGGCAAAAAAAGAACCTTTTACCTGCGAAACGCCGTTTGCAGAATACTACAGCTGGGTCCAGCAGACGAATGCTGAGCATGGACGATCTGGAACTTCAAACTGCTCAACCGAAAAGCAACTACAGACGTCTGTAGTTTCTGTGGCATTGGCCAAAGAGACACATGGTCCGTATCTTTTAGTTTGTTCCCGTCATAATCCCAGATGTCTTCATACCCCTGGCAAACAGCGAGCACCAACGCCAGAGTCCCAAACTTCAAAAGAACACCCATGGTGCTCCCTATCAGAAACAGCagtagtgtgttgtgtctgcttTGCTGTGCAGTCAGCTGAGCAGTGCCGTTGACCGCGCAAGCACAGCAGACACATAGGAAGTGGGTGTTTCGACGGGCGGGGTTTACAGATAGGTGCGGAAGTGAAGGCagctgctttgtttgttttttgtttgtttatttattgtataTTAGTAGATGCAGATAGTAATCAACATAGTAGCCTAACACAATGCAAGGTGATAGAAAGAAGGCATATATCAAATTCATAGGAGTACATCAAAAAATATACATAACTCAAGAGTCTTCATAGTTTTGGGTTTTTTGAGTGTATGATGTTAATTTGTTATTTTGCTTCATTCAGAAATGCTGTAAAAGAGGGTTTTTGATTAGAGAATTTAAATGTATGAATGTGGAATTTTGCAAGAAGTAATACCAGATTAATAATCTAGAAGTAATTCGATTTAACATGACGGGTAAGAAATGAAGCCAAACAGTACATTTTCAAAGGataaagaagagaaggagaagtttGACAGATTGTTTTGAAAATATTATCACTTacagttttccaaaaaaaagggCATGTGATTACAAGACCAAAACAGTGAAGGCAGCTGCTGATGGATGCATTCCTATACCTACATGTTGTCAGACATGAGTCCTGAACCTGATGCTGTCAGTTGGAATGATTATGTgtaatatatacatacagtactttagtgcactactgtagcctaggctatatgaaGGGCAGTTGAGTGGTTACACTATCAGATGATTTACACAAGGCTGGTGGGAGTTGAGATTTTTAAATTACATTCCACCTGGAAAATCCAGTCTATCCAGACTACAATTAAATTGAGTTGAGTGATTGCAGTCTGGATAGACTGGATGAGTCACTCAACTCAATTTAATTGTAGTCTGGATAGACTGGATTCTGGTGTACTGAAAAGTTGAAAGAGGCTGTAGGTTAATCATGTTAATCACTGCCATGATCCCCTGCGAGTTGCCATGAATTAATTTGCAACACATAATACAGAGATCCAATGTCATAGTTTATAGTGTTTCGTTCATTTTATGGTGACCAGTGATATTTCATTCATTCCTATCTAGGAAATGTGTGAGATACGATTTAAATTGTGAGATAGTATTGCATATGCGTGGAAtttaaacaaatatataaaatactCTGTGAATCAAACTGAGagactgacttttttttttagtagtGCCACTAGATGGCGCGCCAACACTTCTGTAGGAAGTTAAATACACCGGAAGCCATGTCAAAAGCGGAAGCAGCATGAATGGAGAATTACATGCTTACTAGGAGGTGACCTTATTGATAGGATTGTTTCATGTGTAAGAACAGTATTCAAGAGCAGCTATAACAGTCCTATAATAACATAATCAGAATATGGCAGAGGCGCATCAAGCTCGAGTGACAAAGGCTGTAGAAGATATGGTTCAAAGCCTGGAGCGAGATCACATACGCAAAATGCAGGTAAAAGACTCCTTGCAGCAAGCAGGACCTGTCTCTGGCAGTGTCTTTACGGATCTCATATAGTGGAATACATGTCTTAGAAGTTATCGAAGCTTGTGTTGACATGTAAGAAATGTCCTTAAGTAGCATAAACTGCTCATAATAGGTTACATAAAGTTTTATTACATACTGGTATGCAGAGTACAAGCTAGCCTATATAATGTTATGTAGCAATACTTGTACATAATCAAGCCACTTTTCCGTATGAGTTAACCATGTGAGTTGCCAACATTTCTAATGTCGGACTCAGCTTTGCATGGTTTGTGTTTGACTTCTATATGTTGCCCAAAGTGATATCAGCCCATGATTCAGTGAATAGTTTGGAATATATCTGTTGATATTATGACCAACAACATCTTAATCACATTGTGACTGAAGCAGTATACAATGGCTCTAACAGACAAACGGCATCTAAATGCGAGGAAACCCACATAACCCACTTAACACTGTAATTGGCCATGATGAGGGGATTGGGAAAGCTGGCCAATCTTATCACCGCACTTGgctttgttctttctttctttctctctctctctctgttctgcgcTCTCATTCAGGGGCGTATGTTCAGGTGTAGCGCAGACTGCTGTGACCGCTCTACAGACAGCATGACgcaggtgcatcagtgcatcGAACGCTGCCACACACCCCTGGCTCATGCACAAGGGACAGTGACTGCGGAGCTGGAAAAATTCCAGGTAAAGACAAAAGAACTTCTCTTATAGTGCTTGCACGCTCCTCAGACGATGCATCCTGCCATTCTAAAGGTGGCTGCACAGTTGGTCGCAGTCTTAAAATTTTTCAGAAAATCAGCTGCCAGCTCTACTGACAGTAAaggacaagacagacaaacaccaaCAACTACAGGCTGGTGATGCCATGTGTGCAAGCACACAATCCTTAAAGTTTCCCGTCAAAAATTGTGAAGCTGTTGTCAGAGGGAAAGCTCAAATGAGAAATGTGAAATAGTGTTGTAATACACACAACAGAGTCTTTATGATGTGCATCACATTTTTAGGTCAAATAGATGTGGTGAGTTGTAGGATGTTGTTATGGAATATTGAACTGATTTTGGCATTAGAATGAGTTTTATCACATCTGTCTAGTTATGCACCTCATTATCCTACTGCTCTAAACGAGGCCACCAGTACAGCAACAGCATACAtactacaacccctggcaaaaaatatggaatcaccagtcttggaggatgttaatccagttgtttaattttttagaaaagagacagatcacagacatgacacaaaactaagttcatttgaaatggcaactttctggctttaggaaacattaaaggaaatcaagaaaaaaattagttaatcagtaacagttccttgttttagaccagccagaggggaaaaaaatatggaatcactcaattccaaggaaaaaaatatggaatcatgaaaaacaaattgacaaaagaacacttcaacgcaccactagtactttgttgcaccacctctggcttttataacagcttacagtctctgaggcatggacttaatgagtgacaatcagtactcttcatcaatctggctccaactttctctgattccagttgccagatcagttttgcaggttgaagccttgggatgcaccattttctttaattctactacagattttcaattggattgagatccagactatttgcaggccatgacattgaccttatgtgtctttcttcaaggaattcaacagtttttgctctatgacaagatgcattatcatcttgaaaaatgatgtaatcatccccaaacatcctttcaattgattggataagaaaagtgtccaaaatgtcaatataaactttatataataaataataatataagcattattgaagatgtaacaatcgccatctccccaatgcctttacctgacatgcagccccatatcatcaatgaccttgtttttttcaggcagttgtcttcattaatctcaatgaaatggcaccaaacaaaacttccagcatcatcaccttgcccattgcagaaacgcgattcatcactgaatatgactttcatctagttatatccacattccaatgagatttatgaagacaactgcctgaagaaaacatgcacatttcctcagtcgttgatgatatggggctgcatgtcaggtaaaggcattggggagacggcgatcgttacatcttcgataatgctcaatccaattgaaaatc includes:
- the hexb gene encoding beta-hexosaminidase subunit beta isoform X1, whose product is MGVLLKFGTLALVLAVCQGYEDIWDYDGNKLKDTDHVSLWPMPQKLQTSVVAFRLSSLKFQIVHAQHSSAGPSCSILQTAFRRYFDYIFGYMKKQGDKEPKKTFGGEEVVELQVWITSSDSECDGYPGLKSDESYELSVDQQSAVLRAPKVWGALRGLETFSQLVYEDEYGSKNINKTAISDFPRFAHRGILLDSSRHYLPLKVILANLEAMAMNKFNVFHWHIVDDQSFPYMSRTFPDLSQQGAFQPYTHVYTPSDVKMVIEFARMRGIRVIPEFDTPGHTQSWGKGQKDLLTPCYSGSSPSGSFGPVNPILNTTYEFMGSFFKEVSSVFPDAYVHLGGDEVDFSCWKSNPDITKFMADQGFGTDYSKLESYYIQRLLDIVSTTNKGYMIWQEVFDNGVKLKLDTLVHVWIWWGTGGYKAELSRVTSAGYKTLLSAPWYLDHIAYGQDWQNLYKEDPSDFNGTEEQKKLVIGGEACLWGEYVDATNLTPRLWPRASAVGERLWSDQSVKDVNEAYIRLVQHRCRMIERGIPAEPLFVGYCRHEYKGSL
- the hexb gene encoding beta-hexosaminidase subunit beta isoform X2 codes for the protein MGVLLKFGTLALVLAVCQGYEDIWDYDGNKLKDTDHVSLWPMPQKLQTSVVAFRLSSLKFQIVHAQHSSAGPSCSILQTAFRRYFDYIFGYMKKQGDKEPKKTFGGEEVVELQVWITSSDSECDGYPGLKSDESYELSVDQQSAVLRAPKVWGALRGLETFSQLVYEDEYGSKNINKTAISDFPRFAHRGILLDSSRHYLPLKVILANLEAMAMNKFNVFHWHIVDDQSFPYMSRTFPDLSQQGAFQPYTHVYTPSDVKMVIEFARMRGIRVIPEFDTPGHTQSWGKGQKDLLTPCYSGSSPSGSFGPVNPILNTTYEFMGSFFKEVSSVFPDAYVHLGGDEVDFSCWKSNPDITKFMADQGFGTDYSKLESYYIQRLLDIVSTTNKGYMIWQEVFDNGVKLKADTLVHVWIWWGAGGYAQELSRVTAAGYQTLLSAPWYLDHIEYNQDWRKYYQADPHDFKGTEEQKKLVIGGEACLWGEYVDATNLTPRLWPRASAVGERLWSDQSVKDVNEAYIRLVQHRCRMIERGIPAEPLFVGYCRHEYKGSL
- the hexb gene encoding beta-hexosaminidase subunit beta isoform X4, coding for MGVLLKFGTLALVLAVCQGYEDIWDYDGNKLKDTDHVSLWPMPQKLQTSVVAFRLSSLKFQIVHAQHSSAGPSCSILQTAFRRYFDYIFGYMKKQGDKEPKKTFGGEEVVELQVWITSSDSECDGYPGLKSDESYELSVDQQSAVLRAPKVWGALRGLETFSQLVYEDEYGSKNINKTAISDFPRFAHRGILLDSSRHYLPLKVILANLEAMAMNKFNVFHWHIVDDQSFPYMSRTFPDLSQQGAFQPYTHVYTPSDVKMVIEFARMRGIRVIPEFDTPGHTQSWGKGQKDLLTPCYSGSSPSGSFGPVNPILNTTYEFMGSFFKEVSSVFPDAYVHLGGDEVDFSCWKSNPDITKFMADQGFGTDYSKLESYYIQRLLDIVSTTNKGYMIWQEVFDNGVKLKGDTVVGVWMNNKLDDELRRVTGAGYTTILSAPWYLDWISYGQDWAKYYKVEPLSFIGTEEQKKLVIGGEACLWGEYVDATNLTPRLWPRASAVGERLWSDQSVKDVNEAYIRLVQHRCRMIERGIPAEPLFVGYCRHEYKGSL
- the hexb gene encoding beta-hexosaminidase subunit beta isoform X6, producing the protein MGVLLKFGTLALVLAVCQGYEDIWDYDGNKLKDTDHVSLWPMPQKLQTSVVAFRLSSLKFQIVHAQHSSAGPSCSILQTAFRRYFDYIFGYMKKQGDKEPKKTFGGEEVVELQVWITSSDSECDGYPGLKSDESYELSVDQQSAVLRAPKVWGALRGLETFSQLVYEDEYGSKNINKTAISDFPRFAHRGILLDSSRHYLPLKVILANLEAMAMNKFNVFHWHIVDDQSFPYMSRTFPDLSQQGAFQPYTHVYTPSDVKMVIEFARMRGIRVIPEFDTPGHTQSWGKGQKDLLTPCYSGSSPSGSFGPVNPILNTTYEFMGSFFKEVSSVFPDAYVHLGGDEVDFSCWKSNPDITKFMADQGFGTDYSKLESYYIQRLLDIVSTTNKGYMIWQEVFDNGVKLKPDTKIHVYRGEYDKELARVTAAGYQTLLSSPWYLDIISYNQDWQKYYKADPHSFSGTEEQKKLVIGGEACLWGEYVDATNLTPRLWPRASAVGERLWSDQSVKDVNEAYIRLVQHRCRMIERGIPAEPLFVGYCRHEYKGSL
- the fam136a gene encoding protein FAM136A translates to MAEAHQARVTKAVEDMVQSLERDHIRKMQGRMFRCSADCCDRSTDSMTQVHQCIERCHTPLAHAQGTVTAELEKFQDRLSRCTMHCNDKARDLFDTGAKEPAVRALMEQCVGSCVDDHINLLPSMTRKLQENLDSISQSQ
- the hexb gene encoding beta-hexosaminidase subunit beta isoform X3, whose translation is MGVLLKFGTLALVLAVCQGYEDIWDYDGNKLKDTDHVSLWPMPQKLQTSVVAFRLSSLKFQIVHAQHSSAGPSCSILQTAFRRYFDYIFGYMKKQGDKEPKKTFGGEEVVELQVWITSSDSECDGYPGLKSDESYELSVDQQSAVLRAPKVWGALRGLETFSQLVYEDEYGSKNINKTAISDFPRFAHRGILLDSSRHYLPLKVILANLEAMAMNKFNVFHWHIVDDQSFPYMSRTFPDLSQQGAFQPYTHVYTPSDVKMVIEFARMRGIRVIPEFDTPGHTQSWGKGQKDLLTPCYSGSSPSGSFGPVNPILNTTYEFMGSFFKEVSSVFPDAYVHLGGDEVDFSCWKSNPDITKFMADQGFGTDYSKLESYYIQRLLDIVSTTNKGYMIWQEVFDNGVKLNKDTQIHVWKGNLAQYQAELARVTAAGFATLLSTPWYLNRISYGQDWVNVYKADPYNFTGTEEQKKLVIGGEACLWGEYVDATNLTPRLWPRASAVGERLWSDQSVKDVNEAYIRLVQHRCRMIERGIPAEPLFVGYCRHEYKGSL
- the hexb gene encoding beta-hexosaminidase subunit beta isoform X5, with the translated sequence MGVLLKFGTLALVLAVCQGYEDIWDYDGNKLKDTDHVSLWPMPQKLQTSVVAFRLSSLKFQIVHAQHSSAGPSCSILQTAFRRYFDYIFGYMKKQGDKEPKKTFGGEEVVELQVWITSSDSECDGYPGLKSDESYELSVDQQSAVLRAPKVWGALRGLETFSQLVYEDEYGSKNINKTAISDFPRFAHRGILLDSSRHYLPLKVILANLEAMAMNKFNVFHWHIVDDQSFPYMSRTFPDLSQQGAFQPYTHVYTPSDVKMVIEFARMRGIRVIPEFDTPGHTQSWGKGQKDLLTPCYSGSSPSGSFGPVNPILNTTYEFMGSFFKEVSSVFPDAYVHLGGDEVDFSCWKSNPDITKFMADQGFGTDYSKLESYYIQRLLDIVSTTNKGYMIWQEVFDNGVKLKPDTKVHVWRGGYDKELARVTADGYQTLLSSPWYLDIISYAQDWRNYYKADPHSFNGTEEQKKLVIGGEACLWGEYVDATNLTPRLWPRASAVGERLWSDQSVKDVNEAYIRLVQHRCRMIERGIPAEPLFVGYCRHEYKGSL